In Synergistota bacterium, one genomic interval encodes:
- a CDS encoding Cof-type HAD-IIB family hydrolase: protein MKYKLIVFDLDGTLLSPQKILTSRVIKAIERACACGLNITISTGRTFPSAKPYIEALNIGGLVSFQNSALMVSFDPMEVYRLVNFPRSKLVEAVCLAKDLGLFSMLFIPSFTSPYIVMEKIFPHDSKFSSYFEKSVFNAILLNDIVEAFKMSLSFNELVVVGKVEKVEMFISESCGKGLSFVMNSKVDDEVFLEIYGPECSKEVSLYFFSKFYEIPLDRIVFVGDNLNDIDAIRKAGLGVAMENAPEEVKKEADLIIPSNADDGVASFLEEILSERKKFFA from the coding sequence ATGAAGTACAAGCTAATAGTTTTTGATTTGGATGGGACTCTTTTGAGCCCTCAGAAGATTTTAACTTCGAGGGTTATTAAAGCTATAGAGAGAGCTTGTGCTTGTGGACTTAATATTACTATATCTACGGGAAGAACTTTTCCTTCAGCTAAACCTTATATAGAGGCACTTAATATTGGAGGACTCGTTTCCTTTCAAAATAGCGCTTTGATGGTTTCTTTTGACCCTATGGAGGTTTATAGGCTTGTGAACTTTCCCAGGAGTAAACTGGTCGAAGCTGTTTGTCTTGCAAAAGACTTAGGTTTGTTTTCTATGCTTTTTATCCCTTCTTTTACTTCTCCTTATATAGTGATGGAAAAAATTTTTCCTCATGATTCTAAGTTTTCTTCTTATTTTGAAAAATCTGTTTTCAATGCAATTTTGCTTAATGATATTGTGGAAGCTTTTAAGATGTCCCTTTCTTTCAATGAGCTTGTGGTTGTTGGAAAAGTTGAGAAGGTTGAAATGTTCATTAGTGAATCTTGCGGAAAGGGGTTAAGCTTTGTAATGAACTCTAAAGTTGATGATGAGGTTTTTCTTGAAATTTATGGTCCTGAGTGCTCAAAGGAAGTTTCTCTTTATTTCTTTTCTAAATTTTATGAAATACCCTTGGATAGAATCGTTTTTGTTGGGGATAACCTTAATGATATAGATGCTATAAGAAAAGCTGGTTTGGGAGTAGCTATGGAAAATGCTCCTGAGGAGGTTAAAAAGGAGGCAGATCTCATAATTCCTTCCAATGCGGATGATGGTGTGGCTTCTTTTTTAGAAGAAATATTGAGTGAGAGAAAAAAGTTTTTTGCATAA
- a CDS encoding phosphodiester glycosidase family protein: MKRPVKLTLIITLFVLLNLITTPIHSKPIPWNKFVRELSVISNLHTNLALTKSALKDFKNNPITRAEALLLTIEALGLSFEANLLQEVDLNELDELHPSLRGAVNLSILMKPPLIGPTKVPSIKWLKGNLDEKEAKSLIERALHLKNTGGKVSFKKKIDKDLELYWERSLNPNLYISYLKFNPQSDSLKLGIELAGSQVQNKERLSDICRRMNAIAGINGGFFKSDGEPVGALMIDGVLISEPLPNRGCFGWSNKGKFIFGKVSWEGSIRSQNGLTITIDGLNRKPNKDEELIVYTPFYGEILDLGKESTIATIRGERVYEVKRSQIEVIPKDGFIIVGYGERGNILYQLQIGEKVSVKAYLIPEKKSPIWREVSFLIQGGPTLIENGEIVNDDEGFNHNLINKKHPRTIIGETRSGHIILMVIDGRNPIRSEGLTIEELKIMLKNLGLKNALNLDGGGSTTLYLQGKLYNTPSDGKEREISYALLILNKKKGEKL, from the coding sequence ATGAAAAGACCTGTAAAGCTAACTTTAATTATAACACTTTTCGTATTATTAAACCTTATTACCACCCCTATACACTCTAAACCTATTCCGTGGAATAAATTCGTTAGAGAATTATCTGTTATTTCCAATCTTCACACCAACTTAGCCTTAACAAAATCAGCCCTAAAAGACTTCAAAAACAATCCCATAACAAGAGCTGAAGCCTTACTCCTAACTATAGAAGCTCTAGGACTAAGCTTCGAAGCTAACCTTCTTCAAGAAGTTGATCTTAACGAACTTGATGAGCTTCATCCTTCCCTAAGAGGAGCTGTCAATTTATCAATATTAATGAAACCTCCATTGATAGGTCCAACGAAAGTCCCATCCATTAAATGGCTTAAAGGAAACCTTGATGAGAAAGAAGCTAAATCTTTGATTGAAAGAGCCTTACACTTAAAAAATACAGGGGGGAAGGTTTCCTTTAAGAAAAAAATAGACAAAGACCTTGAGCTCTATTGGGAAAGAAGCTTGAATCCTAACCTCTACATATCTTATCTGAAGTTTAATCCCCAATCTGATAGTTTAAAATTAGGAATCGAGTTAGCAGGAAGCCAAGTACAAAATAAGGAAAGACTTAGCGACATATGCAGAAGAATGAATGCTATAGCTGGGATAAATGGTGGTTTCTTCAAATCCGATGGAGAACCAGTAGGAGCACTTATGATTGATGGGGTCTTAATAAGCGAACCTCTACCTAACAGAGGTTGTTTTGGGTGGAGTAATAAAGGTAAATTCATATTCGGAAAGGTTAGTTGGGAAGGAAGCATAAGAAGCCAGAATGGCCTTACAATAACTATAGATGGTCTAAACAGAAAGCCTAATAAAGATGAAGAACTTATAGTTTATACCCCTTTCTACGGAGAAATATTAGATCTTGGGAAAGAAAGCACTATAGCCACAATTAGAGGAGAAAGAGTATACGAAGTGAAAAGGAGCCAAATAGAAGTTATTCCTAAAGATGGCTTCATTATAGTAGGCTATGGAGAAAGAGGTAACATCCTTTATCAACTTCAAATAGGTGAAAAGGTTTCTGTAAAGGCTTACCTAATTCCAGAAAAGAAAAGCCCTATATGGAGAGAAGTTAGTTTTCTCATCCAAGGCGGCCCCACTCTAATTGAAAATGGAGAAATTGTAAACGATGATGAAGGTTTTAATCACAACCTTATAAACAAAAAGCACCCGAGAACTATAATAGGAGAAACAAGGAGTGGACATATAATACTCATGGTTATAGATGGAAGAAATCCCATTAGAAGTGAAGGATTAACTATAGAAGAGCTTAAGATCATGCTAAAGAATTTAGGTCTTAAAAATGCCCTTAACCTAGATGGAGGGGGATCAACCACCTTGTACTTACAAGGGAAGCTTTATAATACCCCTTCAGATGGAAAAGAAAGAGAAATAAGTTATGCTTTACTTATTTTAAATAAAAAGAAAGGTGAAAAATTATGA
- a CDS encoding DUF3536 domain-containing protein, whose product MKRFICIHGHFYQPPRENPYFEEIFRQKETSPFHDWNEKIYYESYLPNSASRVLDETGRILEILNNYNHLSFNFGPTLISWLKKNYPEFITLLRESDLYNIKHFGFGNAIAQPYSHIIMPLAKEIDIRIQTVWGIKSFENTFYRKPSGMWLPETAVDLKTLRILHNEGIKFVILGAHQCEKVKPLDGQWINVNEWSLNINRPYKVFLEKDQYIWVFFFHRPLSGELSFGSMLRNGDLMGEKLIQESLKTETLPSILLLACDGETFGHHHKFGEMALSRAIKKIKESNVAEIAPLEYILRLFENLPAWEATIRENTSWSCAHGLGRWQEDCGCSTGGEPNWHQKWRAPLREAINFLVDKSDELFEDLSEKLFKDPLKTLEEYINLVEGKISQESFLKEYFKNPEKNALLGLKLLELQRMKMFAQTSCGWFFSDISGTETVQILTYASRCIFLYKEISGIDIESSFKEILKRAIGNRPKFHNGEVVYEKLVMPWIYDKEKLLASAGFLSRIRGKNFNMGTLNVNAQVFFFPNIGETSITSGEVQVKDLRTSEKSKSFFIGLKFKDLHQLIFLLDLDPDRIKSINEKLIQLSISSHHKEEILELVKSLKPYATYDLRILPTDYREEILNSDIAKLKERLIDIAERIYKENREIIATLRDMEVEIPPLIKESINIFFENLIRNNFQNHDQPLWTHGYTNMLFSIIEEASSLGTTIKLEALAPNLENRFKELFKLYIDTKEERYLEEIENIINIFWNLKLYLNIWRMQNDTFNALKTLDKEKMSKRLRETLIKLGFSEKLVKKEG is encoded by the coding sequence ATGAAAAGGTTTATATGTATTCACGGCCATTTCTATCAGCCACCAAGGGAAAACCCTTACTTTGAGGAAATTTTTAGGCAGAAAGAAACATCCCCTTTTCACGACTGGAATGAAAAGATATATTATGAAAGCTATTTACCAAACTCTGCATCAAGAGTTCTGGATGAAACCGGTAGAATACTTGAAATACTGAATAATTACAATCATCTGAGTTTTAATTTTGGACCTACACTTATATCTTGGCTTAAGAAAAATTATCCTGAATTTATAACCCTCTTAAGAGAATCAGACCTGTACAATATTAAACACTTTGGTTTTGGAAATGCAATAGCCCAGCCTTATAGTCACATAATAATGCCCCTTGCAAAAGAAATAGATATAAGAATTCAAACGGTTTGGGGAATAAAATCTTTTGAAAACACCTTTTACAGAAAACCAAGTGGAATGTGGTTACCAGAAACAGCTGTAGACCTTAAAACCTTAAGGATCTTGCATAATGAAGGTATAAAATTTGTCATTCTTGGAGCCCATCAATGTGAAAAAGTGAAACCTCTTGACGGGCAATGGATAAATGTAAACGAATGGTCTTTAAACATAAATAGGCCTTATAAGGTTTTTCTCGAAAAAGATCAATATATATGGGTATTTTTCTTTCACAGACCTCTATCAGGAGAGCTATCTTTTGGGAGTATGCTCAGAAATGGGGATCTTATGGGAGAAAAACTGATTCAAGAAAGCCTAAAAACAGAAACTCTTCCAAGTATTTTACTACTAGCTTGCGATGGAGAAACTTTCGGACACCACCACAAATTTGGCGAAATGGCACTCTCAAGAGCCATCAAGAAAATCAAAGAGAGTAACGTAGCTGAAATTGCTCCTTTAGAGTATATACTCAGACTCTTTGAGAATCTCCCGGCCTGGGAAGCAACTATAAGGGAAAACACATCGTGGTCTTGTGCTCATGGGTTAGGAAGATGGCAAGAAGATTGCGGTTGCTCTACTGGTGGCGAACCTAACTGGCATCAAAAGTGGAGAGCTCCGCTAAGGGAAGCTATAAACTTCCTTGTAGATAAAAGCGATGAGCTTTTTGAGGACTTATCAGAAAAACTCTTTAAAGATCCACTAAAAACTTTAGAAGAATACATAAACCTTGTTGAAGGTAAAATAAGTCAGGAAAGTTTCTTAAAAGAGTATTTTAAAAATCCTGAAAAAAACGCACTCCTAGGTCTTAAGCTTCTTGAACTTCAAAGAATGAAGATGTTCGCTCAAACATCCTGTGGATGGTTTTTTAGTGATATTTCAGGCACAGAAACAGTTCAAATATTAACTTACGCTTCAAGATGTATTTTTCTATACAAGGAGATCAGCGGAATAGATATAGAGTCCAGTTTCAAAGAAATTTTAAAAAGGGCTATAGGAAATAGACCCAAATTTCACAATGGAGAGGTCGTATACGAAAAACTCGTTATGCCATGGATATATGACAAGGAAAAGCTCCTCGCAAGCGCCGGTTTTCTTTCAAGAATAAGAGGGAAAAATTTCAATATGGGAACTCTTAATGTAAACGCTCAAGTGTTCTTCTTTCCAAACATAGGAGAAACCTCAATAACCTCAGGCGAAGTACAGGTAAAGGATTTAAGAACCAGCGAAAAAAGTAAATCTTTCTTTATAGGACTTAAATTTAAAGATTTACATCAACTAATATTTCTCTTAGATTTAGATCCAGATAGAATTAAAAGTATCAATGAAAAACTAATACAACTTAGCATATCCTCACACCATAAAGAAGAGATCCTTGAGTTAGTAAAGAGCCTCAAGCCTTATGCAACTTACGATTTAAGAATACTTCCTACTGACTATAGAGAGGAAATTTTAAACTCCGATATAGCTAAGCTAAAGGAGAGGTTAATAGATATAGCAGAAAGGATATATAAAGAAAACAGAGAGATCATAGCAACTTTAAGGGATATGGAAGTAGAAATTCCCCCATTAATAAAGGAATCTATAAATATCTTTTTTGAAAATTTAATTCGAAATAACTTTCAAAACCATGACCAGCCCCTATGGACCCACGGTTATACAAACATGCTTTTCTCTATAATAGAAGAAGCCTCTTCTTTAGGAACTACAATAAAATTAGAAGCCTTAGCTCCTAACTTAGAAAATAGGTTTAAAGAGCTTTTCAAACTCTATATTGACACCAAAGAAGAAAGATACTTAGAAGAAATAGAGAATATAATAAATATTTTCTGGAATCTTAAACTCTACTTAAACATTTGGAGGATGCAAAATGACACTTTTAATGCGTTAAAGACCCTTGATAAAGAAAAAATGAGTAAAAGATTAAGGGAAACTCTAATTAAGCTTGGATTTTCAGAAAAGCTAGTAAAAAAGGAGGGATAA
- the glgP gene encoding alpha-glucan family phosphorylase — MDIWANDPYFRSIAYFSMEIGLDPKIPTYAGGLGILAGDTLKSAADLNIPMVGVTLLYRKGYFKQQIDKDGLQRELPETWHPEERLHLLPNEVSVTIENRTVRIRAWEYTIIGATGYRVPVYFLDTDYEANHPEDRKLSWYLYGGDLRYRLCQELVLGVGGLRMLRELRYNNIKTFHLNEGHAGFITLELLREQGYEDYNKIREKSVFTTHTPVAAGHDIFPYDLIDKVMQAPFPDYLKNMLGGEGVSMSDLAFKYSRYVNAVSEKHREVTKKIFNLENVDYITNGIHSYTWVCPGMKNLFTKHIRGWENDPSRLVRAFSIPDEELWKAHQAAKLRLLAHVLETTGVELDPDILTIGAARRATGYKRLDLIFKDVKRLVEICAGKVQFIFAGKAHPKDEEGKKIIQKLIKMASELSGVVKIVFLENYNMELAALLTAGVDVWLNTPKRPLEACGTSGMKAAVNGVLNFSVLDGWWIEGCREGFTGWAIGPAPNEVDLLGYDESLDAESFYEKLEKEVITTYYRKRDRWVQMMKYSIALNGSYFNTHRMLREYVERAYGIKRLVMEGFAQV, encoded by the coding sequence ATGGACATATGGGCAAACGATCCCTACTTCAGATCTATAGCCTATTTCTCAATGGAAATAGGACTTGACCCTAAAATACCCACTTATGCTGGAGGCCTAGGTATATTAGCAGGAGACACTTTAAAATCTGCCGCTGACCTTAACATTCCTATGGTTGGAGTAACGCTACTTTACAGAAAAGGTTACTTCAAGCAACAAATAGATAAGGATGGTCTTCAACGTGAGCTTCCAGAAACTTGGCATCCTGAAGAAAGATTACATCTTTTACCAAATGAAGTAAGTGTAACAATAGAAAACAGAACCGTTAGAATAAGAGCCTGGGAATATACTATCATAGGAGCAACAGGATATAGGGTCCCAGTATATTTTTTAGATACTGATTATGAAGCCAATCACCCAGAAGATCGAAAATTATCTTGGTATCTTTATGGAGGCGACCTTCGCTACAGGTTATGTCAAGAGCTAGTTTTAGGTGTGGGTGGTTTGAGAATGTTGAGAGAACTTAGATATAACAACATTAAAACCTTTCATTTAAATGAGGGTCATGCAGGTTTTATTACGCTTGAGCTTTTAAGGGAGCAAGGTTATGAGGATTATAACAAAATAAGAGAAAAAAGCGTTTTCACTACTCACACCCCAGTAGCTGCAGGTCATGACATATTCCCATATGATTTAATAGATAAGGTTATGCAAGCTCCTTTCCCTGATTATCTAAAAAACATGCTTGGCGGAGAAGGAGTAAGTATGTCAGATCTTGCCTTCAAATACAGCAGGTACGTTAACGCCGTAAGCGAAAAACACAGAGAGGTAACTAAAAAAATATTCAACTTAGAAAATGTAGATTACATAACCAATGGGATTCACTCATACACATGGGTTTGCCCAGGAATGAAAAACTTGTTCACAAAACACATAAGAGGTTGGGAAAACGACCCAAGTAGATTAGTTAGAGCTTTCTCCATACCTGATGAAGAATTATGGAAGGCCCATCAAGCAGCAAAGCTCAGGCTATTAGCTCATGTTCTTGAAACAACAGGTGTTGAGCTCGACCCAGACATATTAACTATAGGCGCAGCTCGACGCGCTACAGGTTACAAGAGGTTAGACCTAATATTTAAGGATGTGAAACGACTGGTAGAAATATGTGCGGGAAAGGTCCAATTTATATTTGCAGGTAAAGCTCATCCAAAAGACGAGGAAGGCAAAAAGATAATACAAAAGCTAATAAAGATGGCCTCAGAGCTTTCAGGAGTAGTTAAGATTGTTTTTCTTGAAAACTACAATATGGAGTTAGCTGCCTTACTTACAGCAGGAGTCGACGTATGGTTAAACACTCCCAAAAGACCTCTTGAAGCATGTGGAACAAGCGGAATGAAAGCAGCGGTAAATGGAGTTTTAAACTTCAGCGTTCTCGACGGTTGGTGGATAGAAGGTTGTCGTGAAGGATTTACAGGTTGGGCAATAGGTCCTGCTCCTAATGAAGTAGATTTACTAGGTTATGACGAATCACTAGATGCGGAAAGCTTCTATGAAAAGCTTGAAAAAGAAGTTATTACAACATACTACAGAAAAAGAGATAGGTGGGTTCAGATGATGAAATACTCTATAGCTCTTAACGGATCGTATTTCAACACACACAGAATGTTAAGAGAGTACGTAGAAAGAGCTTATGGAATAAAGAGACTTGTGATGGAGGGATTCGCACAAGTTTAA